A genomic segment from Salvia splendens isolate huo1 chromosome 13, SspV2, whole genome shotgun sequence encodes:
- the LOC121762890 gene encoding phosphoenolpyruvate carboxylase kinase 2-like → MCESLKQHYQLCKELGRGRFGVVYRCFSTASSDSFACKSIYKHSLTDDADRRCLDAEPKILHLLSACPSILRLHDVYEDDDYIHLITDLCDGGDLFDRISSGDRLSEPDAAAILRQLMAAVAFCHRMGVAHRDIKPDNILFDSRGRLKLADFGSAELFDVSEMSGVVGTPYYVAPEVLMGRDYDEKVDVWSAGVILYIMLAGVPPFYGDGAAETFEAVLRGNLRFPSKIFRSVSPEAKDLLRKMICRDPSRRLSAEQVLRHPWIINGGEMSPMAELT, encoded by the exons ATGTGCGAGAGCCTCAAACAACACTACCAACTCTGCAAAGAGCTCGGCCGCGGCCGATTCGGCGTCGTTTACCGCTGTTTCTCCACCGCCTCCTCCGATTCCTTCGCCTGCAAATCGATCTACAAGCACTCTCTCACCGACGACGCTGACCGGCGCTGCCTCGACGCGGAGCCGAAGATTCTCCACCTCCTCTCCGCGTGCCCTAGCATCCTCCGCCTCCACGACGTCTACGAGGACGACGACTACATCCACCTCATCACCGATCTCTGCGACGGCGGCGATCTATTCGATCGCATCTCGTCCGGCGATCGCCTCTCCGAGCCCGACGCCGCCGCGATTCTGCGCCAATTGATGGCGGCGGTCGCGTTCTGCCACCGGATGGGGGTAGCGCACAGGGATATCAAGCCGGACAACATCCTGTTCGATTCTAGAGGCCGGCTGAAGCTCGCCGACTTCGGATCGGCGGAGCTGTTCGACGTCTCCGAGATGAGCGGCGTGGTTGGAACGCCGTATTACGTCGCGCCGGAGGTGCTGATGGGGAGGGATTACGATGAGAAGGTGGATGTGTGGAGCGCCGGCGTGATTTTGTACATAATGTTGGCCGGCGTGCCGCCGTTCTACGGCGATGGCGCGGCGGAGACGTTTGAGGCGGTGCTTAGGGGGAATTTGAGGTTTCCGTCGAAGATTTTCCGTTCCGTGTCGCCGGAGGCCAAGGATCTGTTGAGGAAGATGATCTGCAGAGATCCTTCTAGAAGGCTCTCCGCTGAGCAAGTCCTCA GGCATCCGTGGATCATAAACGGAGGAGAGATGTCACCAATGGCGGAATTGACCTAA